A part of Ignavibacteriales bacterium genomic DNA contains:
- a CDS encoding DUF2279 domain-containing protein: protein MKRYNQTFLILLILSNFSLINAQELRTTHPAGDSLTIETDSIQYKPGSSIYYSSNTLKELSDGTIWRGENDLNGYKIASVLGAIAVVDFAGYNQLKNLWYTQRHSYWHTLDFAEDFRKYRWMDKFGHAMDAYFVSDLTAKAYRWSGVSGNSSVLLGALTGWLWMMQIEVSDGFFLEWGYSWGDVLANTFGAGFYILQQNNNELFGGLHPKISYHKSEAWKQAKYIKVPGSIIDDYEGMTFWLGVNPYHYFPESLKASYPKWLAPIGIAFGYGAKGIGIDPQGGRHEFFVGLDIDISKIPIGEDSGLVKFLKSEFNFIHLPLPAVRISPSGVWYGLYF, encoded by the coding sequence TTGAAGCGTTATAACCAAACATTCTTGATTCTATTAATTTTATCAAACTTCAGTTTGATAAATGCACAGGAACTTCGAACTACACATCCTGCGGGTGATTCTTTAACTATTGAGACTGATAGCATTCAGTATAAGCCCGGATCTTCAATTTACTATTCATCAAACACTCTAAAAGAATTATCAGACGGAACTATCTGGCGGGGGGAAAATGATTTAAACGGTTATAAAATCGCCAGCGTACTTGGTGCTATTGCAGTTGTTGATTTTGCTGGTTATAACCAATTGAAAAATCTTTGGTACACGCAACGCCATTCGTACTGGCACACACTTGACTTTGCAGAAGATTTTAGAAAGTACAGGTGGATGGATAAATTCGGTCATGCAATGGATGCATATTTTGTCAGTGATTTAACCGCTAAAGCTTATCGCTGGTCAGGGGTTTCCGGTAATTCTTCCGTGCTGCTTGGTGCTTTAACAGGCTGGCTGTGGATGATGCAGATTGAAGTCTCCGATGGATTTTTTCTTGAGTGGGGTTATAGCTGGGGGGATGTGCTTGCAAATACTTTTGGGGCGGGGTTTTACATTCTTCAGCAAAACAACAATGAGCTGTTTGGCGGATTGCATCCCAAAATTAGTTATCATAAATCTGAAGCCTGGAAGCAGGCGAAATATATAAAAGTGCCGGGAAGTATAATTGACGATTACGAGGGAATGACCTTCTGGCTTGGCGTTAATCCTTATCATTATTTTCCCGAAAGTTTGAAAGCAAGTTATCCAAAGTGGCTTGCACCGATCGGCATTGCTTTTGGCTATGGTGCAAAGGGAATTGGTATTGATCCGCAAGGGGGACGGCACGAGTTTTTCGTCGGGCTCGATATTGATATTTCTAAAATTCCAATAGGTGAAGACAGCGGACTCGTAAAATTTTTGAAGAGTGAATTTAATTTTATTCATCTGCCCCTACCTGCCGTGCGTATTTCTCCTTCGGGAGTCTGGTATGGATTATATTTCTGA
- a CDS encoding T9SS type A sorting domain-containing protein, which produces MLPPGLLKARADTSDLAVNLTWGSGSSPDPIIGYRIQKKNGLPTDASNYVTIAETNSSTFSFIDEGVELNKIYTYHISTLSGPSGGSSIFSNEATAYVPPVVPVELLSFTSSTVDNDITLLWTTATEINNSGFEIEREQVSSPQSAGSNGEWQTIGFIPGHGTTSEKQSYSFKDENLSSGKYLYRLKQIDYDGSFEYSNTIEVEITAPLEFSLEQNYPNPFNPTTKIKYTIPSVTLRQAQSDILVSLKVFDVLGNEVATLVNEFKPAGEYNIDFTAVSLPSGVYFYQLKAGEFIQTRKMILIK; this is translated from the coding sequence ATGCTTCCACCAGGATTGTTGAAAGCCCGGGCTGATACTTCTGACTTAGCAGTTAACCTAACTTGGGGTAGTGGTTCCAGTCCTGATCCTATTATTGGCTATCGCATTCAAAAGAAAAACGGTCTTCCTACAGATGCTAGCAACTATGTTACGATAGCCGAAACGAACTCGAGTACTTTTTCATTTATCGATGAAGGTGTTGAACTTAATAAAATTTATACCTATCATATATCCACGCTTTCAGGTCCATCCGGAGGTAGTAGCATATTTAGCAATGAGGCTACTGCTTACGTTCCGCCGGTTGTCCCTGTTGAGCTTCTATCATTCACTTCTTCCACTGTTGATAATGATATAACTTTGCTTTGGACAACTGCGACAGAAATAAATAACTCCGGATTTGAAATTGAAAGAGAACAAGTCTCCAGTCCGCAGTCTGCGGGCAGCAATGGGGAGTGGCAAACAATTGGTTTCATTCCCGGACACGGAACCACTTCAGAAAAACAATCTTATTCTTTTAAGGATGAGAATCTTTCTTCGGGAAAATATCTGTACCGATTAAAACAAATTGATTATGACGGCAGTTTCGAATACTCAAACACAATTGAAGTTGAAATTACTGCACCGTTAGAATTTTCACTTGAGCAGAATTATCCAAACCCATTTAATCCAACAACAAAAATTAAATACACAATTCCCTCTGTCACTCTTCGACAAGCTCAGAGTGACATATTAGTTTCGTTAAAAGTTTTTGATGTTTTAGGAAATGAGGTAGCAACATTAGTGAATGAATTCAAACCTGCTGGTGAATATAATATAGATTTTACCGCAGTGTCTTTACCAAGTGGTGTGTATTTCTATCAACTAAAAGCTGGTGAGTTTATTCAGACTCGTAAGATGATTTTAATAAAATAG
- a CDS encoding T9SS type A sorting domain-containing protein, whose translation MYRSINKGESWEQKSVGLPNDEVSGLLNYTPYVFCCYKNAGIYRTDDQGNSWSEVTSTIPNFLYYSLAKTSYNSLLAATSGGVFKSDYQGLEWNKLTNSIAHLLISSITIAANGNIIAGSDGGGIYTSGDQGLSWNQNSILNTDNDYEFNHIQKNSNNDIFAAVHGYLSYNSLYKSTDQGISWAHIGVGHSTEYGITSLYIDENDKLYTGEFDRVNFSTDNGVTWTSTHIWGSSSWVYSIVSKPDDLVIIGTYGNGIFRSIDGGLSFVAAGLAYQHVYALLRDSLGNIYAGSTGGFFKSTDDGITWQPHNNGLDGGSTILDLLLLGDKTILATSYSGFYFTEDQGDNWHKLNDGLLPAYVRSLALNINNTIYLGTNEGVYKFFGELPVEILSFSSAVIDNDVTLNWQTATEINNSGFEIEREQVFSQQSSISNGEWQTIGFIPGHGTTSEKQSYSFKDENLSSGKYQYRLKQIDYDGSFEYSNTIEVEITAPLEFSLLQNYPNPFNPTTKIKYTIPSVTLSLSKGDILVSLKVFDVLGNEVATLVNEFKPAGEYNIDFTAASLPSGVYFYQLKAGEFIQTRKMILIK comes from the coding sequence ATGTATAGATCAATTAACAAGGGAGAAAGTTGGGAGCAGAAATCAGTGGGGCTCCCTAACGATGAGGTTTCTGGTTTATTAAATTATACACCATATGTTTTCTGCTGTTATAAAAATGCAGGAATATATAGAACAGATGATCAAGGCAATTCTTGGAGTGAAGTAACTTCGACTATCCCTAACTTTCTATATTACTCTTTGGCGAAAACTAGTTATAATAGTCTTCTAGCAGCAACCAGCGGAGGTGTTTTCAAATCTGATTACCAGGGCTTAGAATGGAATAAGTTAACTAATTCTATCGCCCATCTTTTGATTTCATCAATTACAATTGCTGCAAATGGCAATATTATTGCTGGTTCCGATGGTGGTGGAATTTACACATCAGGTGATCAAGGTTTAAGCTGGAATCAAAACTCTATTCTAAATACTGATAATGATTATGAATTTAATCACATTCAAAAAAATTCTAACAACGATATTTTTGCTGCAGTGCACGGTTACCTTAGTTATAACTCACTGTACAAATCTACTGACCAAGGAATTAGTTGGGCTCATATTGGTGTTGGACATTCAACGGAGTATGGTATCACATCATTGTATATCGATGAAAACGACAAACTTTATACTGGTGAGTTCGATAGGGTTAATTTTTCTACCGACAACGGAGTAACTTGGACTTCCACGCATATTTGGGGTTCATCAAGTTGGGTCTATTCGATCGTTTCAAAACCTGATGATCTGGTTATCATTGGTACTTACGGAAACGGAATCTTTCGATCTATTGATGGAGGGTTATCTTTTGTGGCAGCAGGTCTTGCTTATCAACATGTTTACGCATTATTGAGAGATTCTTTAGGTAATATTTACGCAGGCAGTACGGGTGGATTTTTTAAATCAACCGATGATGGAATAACGTGGCAGCCACATAATAATGGCTTAGATGGTGGCTCCACGATTCTCGATTTATTATTATTAGGTGATAAAACAATTTTAGCAACATCCTATTCAGGTTTTTATTTTACTGAAGACCAAGGTGACAATTGGCATAAACTGAATGATGGCTTGCTTCCTGCTTATGTTCGTTCTTTGGCATTAAATATTAATAATACAATTTATTTAGGAACAAACGAGGGTGTATATAAATTTTTCGGTGAACTACCTGTCGAGATTCTCTCATTCTCGTCCGCTGTTATCGATAATGATGTGACACTCAATTGGCAAACTGCAACAGAAATAAACAACTCTGGGTTTGAAATTGAAAGAGAACAAGTCTTCAGTCAACAGTCTTCAATCAGCAATGGAGAGTGGCAAACAATTGGTTTCATTCCCGGGCACGGAACCACTTCGGAAAAGCAATCCTATTCTTTTAAGGATGAAAATCTTTCCTCAGGGAAATATCAATACCGGTTAAAGCAAATTGATTATGACGGCAGCTTCGAATACTCAAACACAATTGAAGTTGAAATTACTGCACCGTTAGAATTTTCACTTCTACAGAACTATCCCAATCCATTTAATCCGACAACAAAAATAAAATATACAATTCCCTCTGTCACCCTGAGCTTGTCGAAGGGTGACATATTGGTTTCGTTAAAAGTTTTTGATGTTTTAGGAAATGAGGTGGCAACATTAGTGAATGAATTCAAACCTGCTGGTGAATATAATATAGATTTTACCGCAGCGTCTTTACCAAGCGGGGTGTATTTCTATCAACTAAAAGCTGGTGAGTTTATTCAGACTCGTAAAATGATTTTAATAAAATAA
- a CDS encoding PIG-L family deacetylase, translating to MKVLIVVAHPDDEILGMGGTLLKHQNSGDEIFIHILTDGHSSRLNETTTNKKNSESIKRRLKSARFVAKQLSAIKIHIDSFKDQMLDNYPLIKIVKAIEIFSKKIDPDIVYTHFGGDVNMDHRITFLAVLTAFRPVNKNTPSKILCAEIPSSTEWGDIKFNPNYFVDISDFLDSKTKLLSCYDYEMKEFPHPRSIEAIKNHSYNCGSVISAKAAEAFF from the coding sequence ATGAAGGTACTTATCGTTGTTGCTCATCCTGATGATGAAATTCTGGGGATGGGAGGAACATTACTGAAACATCAAAATTCGGGCGACGAGATATTTATTCATATTCTTACAGATGGTCATTCATCAAGATTAAATGAAACAACAACAAACAAAAAAAATAGTGAGTCAATAAAAAGAAGGTTAAAATCAGCTCGTTTTGTTGCGAAGCAACTGAGTGCTATAAAAATTCATATTGACTCTTTCAAAGACCAAATGCTGGATAATTATCCATTAATTAAGATCGTTAAAGCAATCGAAATTTTTTCTAAAAAAATTGATCCCGATATTGTATATACACATTTTGGAGGTGATGTTAATATGGATCATCGTATTACTTTTCTTGCTGTGCTTACTGCTTTTAGACCCGTAAATAAAAATACTCCTTCCAAAATTTTATGTGCTGAGATTCCGTCTTCCACCGAATGGGGAGACATAAAATTCAATCCGAACTATTTTGTCGATATATCTGATTTTCTTGATAGCAAAACTAAGCTGTTGTCTTGCTATGATTATGAAATGAAAGAATTTCCTCACCCGAGATCAATTGAAGCAATAAAAAACCATTCTTATAACTGTGGAAGTGTAATATCTGCTAAAGCTGCCGAAGCATTTTTTTAA
- a CDS encoding polysaccharide biosynthesis protein: MTESKDLTKYFDQLLNNSFDENTSYLDLLKGFTSRRILITGAAGSIGSEISKKIISYKPESLGLLDINESELNNLILDLTEQTKIPVHLFLCDVSRRNSLQSIFNNFKPELVFHVAAYKHIHILEDFPDEAIRVNVLGTYNVASLSGEFNADKFVFISTDKAVNPISKMGQSKKAAEAILLKLGKFYKTNFIIIRLCNVLGSRGSVSEIFIRQILKGGPVTLTHPDMKRYFITLPQAAIFALKAAEYGRNGCLFIPRLNKPIKIAELLNALIKKFNPSVEPQIEVITTGFRKGEKLIEEILTRDEIDIMISVDGLLKIEPYKINQDYFEFFSNFLNVEDDEYLDIKNKILN; the protein is encoded by the coding sequence ATGACAGAATCTAAAGATTTAACTAAGTACTTTGATCAATTGCTTAATAATTCTTTTGATGAAAATACTAGCTATTTGGATCTGCTAAAGGGTTTTACAAGTAGGCGAATTCTTATTACCGGAGCCGCAGGATCAATTGGATCAGAAATTTCAAAAAAAATTATCTCGTATAAACCAGAATCATTGGGGCTTCTCGACATAAATGAAAGCGAACTTAATAATCTAATACTTGATTTAACTGAACAAACAAAGATACCGGTTCATCTTTTCCTTTGTGATGTTAGTAGAAGAAATTCGTTGCAAAGCATTTTTAATAATTTCAAGCCTGAATTAGTTTTTCATGTGGCTGCATATAAGCATATACATATTTTAGAAGACTTCCCAGACGAAGCAATACGAGTTAATGTACTTGGAACTTATAATGTTGCTTCTTTATCCGGCGAATTTAATGCTGATAAATTTGTGTTTATTTCAACCGATAAGGCTGTAAATCCTATTAGTAAAATGGGGCAATCAAAAAAAGCAGCGGAGGCAATATTGTTAAAACTCGGTAAATTTTATAAAACAAATTTTATTATAATTCGGTTATGTAACGTACTAGGAAGCAGGGGTAGTGTATCCGAAATATTTATTAGACAAATATTAAAAGGTGGTCCGGTTACACTAACTCACCCAGATATGAAAAGATATTTTATAACCCTCCCTCAAGCGGCAATTTTTGCATTAAAGGCAGCCGAATATGGCAGAAATGGTTGTCTATTTATTCCCAGACTTAATAAACCTATAAAGATTGCAGAGCTTTTAAATGCACTTATTAAAAAATTTAATCCCTCTGTCGAACCACAAATAGAGGTGATAACTACTGGGTTTCGTAAAGGTGAAAAATTAATTGAGGAAATTTTGACTCGGGATGAAATTGATATTATGATATCCGTTGATGGATTATTAAAGATTGAGCCATATAAAATAAACCAAGATTATTTTGAATTCTTTAGCAATTTTTTAAATGTGGAGGATGATGAGTATTTAGATATCAAGAATAAAATACTTAATTAA
- a CDS encoding peptidase M64, whose translation MIKIIFLLLISIPLFAQNDLFFEDYFLDETMRIDYFHIGDAKNEMITMDKIYHYGIWAGSLTHLVDDLNNGKYYYKIYDAASNKLIFSKGFDTFFGEYRSSDGGVDGKMKSFSESAIIPFPKSKIIFAIEERNEQNEMKEFFKTEIDPQNIFIIKDKVEDSSAEIFQPAYSGDPHFKVDVVILAEGYTISEREKFENDLNRFVNYFLEQEPYTSQKSDFNFYGVFKPSEESGTDLPGADIFVNTVLSTTFWSLGSERYLMTEDNKTMRDLAANVPYDAIYIQVNHSRYGGGGIYNQFCTYSTDNQFAKYLFTHEFGHSFTGLADEYYTSDVAYNDFYKPTLEPIEPNVTALLDPQNVKWKEYLSEGIEIPTPWGKEEFDKFSYEWLKERNRLNSYIAELKKNRAPEEQIKAAEEEYAMKDKQQSEKVDKYLMSSKYWDQVGAFEGAGYLPKGFYRPMLDCIMFSKGDKPFCKVCEAAIKNVIDHYIY comes from the coding sequence ATGATAAAAATAATTTTCCTGCTGCTGATATCAATTCCATTATTTGCCCAAAATGATTTATTCTTTGAAGATTATTTTTTAGACGAAACAATGCGAATTGATTACTTTCACATAGGCGATGCAAAAAATGAAATGATAACGATGGATAAAATTTACCACTATGGAATTTGGGCAGGAAGCCTCACACACTTAGTTGATGATTTGAATAATGGAAAATACTACTATAAAATTTATGATGCCGCTTCCAACAAGTTAATTTTCTCAAAAGGCTTTGACACTTTCTTTGGTGAATACAGATCATCTGACGGCGGGGTAGATGGAAAAATGAAAAGTTTCTCAGAGAGTGCAATCATTCCATTTCCCAAGAGCAAAATCATATTTGCAATCGAAGAACGGAATGAACAAAATGAAATGAAAGAATTTTTCAAGACAGAGATTGATCCGCAAAATATTTTTATTATCAAAGATAAAGTTGAAGACAGTTCGGCTGAGATTTTTCAACCTGCATACAGCGGCGACCCGCATTTCAAGGTTGATGTTGTTATTCTTGCCGAAGGTTATACGATTAGCGAGCGGGAAAAATTTGAAAATGACTTGAATCGTTTCGTGAATTATTTTCTGGAACAGGAACCTTACACTTCTCAAAAAAGTGATTTCAATTTTTATGGTGTGTTCAAGCCCTCTGAAGAAAGCGGTACCGATTTGCCAGGCGCGGATATTTTTGTCAATACAGTATTGAGTACAACCTTTTGGTCACTTGGATCAGAAAGATATTTGATGACTGAGGACAATAAAACTATGCGCGATCTTGCAGCAAATGTTCCGTATGATGCAATTTATATTCAAGTCAATCATTCGCGTTATGGCGGGGGTGGAATCTATAATCAGTTCTGCACATACAGCACGGACAATCAATTTGCAAAATATTTATTCACGCACGAGTTCGGTCATTCGTTTACCGGGCTTGCTGACGAATATTACACTTCCGATGTTGCTTATAATGATTTTTATAAACCAACTCTTGAACCAATCGAACCAAATGTGACTGCATTACTGGATCCTCAAAATGTGAAATGGAAAGAATACTTAAGTGAAGGAATTGAAATCCCAACTCCGTGGGGAAAGGAGGAGTTTGATAAATTCAGTTATGAGTGGTTAAAAGAAAGAAACAGGTTAAATAGTTACATCGCTGAGTTAAAAAAGAATCGAGCACCTGAGGAGCAAATCAAAGCAGCAGAAGAAGAATACGCAATGAAAGATAAACAGCAATCTGAAAAAGTTGATAAGTATTTGATGAGCAGTAAATATTGGGATCAGGTGGGTGCATTCGAGGGGGCGGGATATTTACCCAAAGGATTTTACCGCCCGATGCTTGACTGTATAATGTTTTCCAAAGGAGATAAACCATTCTGTAAAGTTTGTGAGGCAGCAATAAAGAATGTGATAGATCATTACATATATTGA
- a CDS encoding CotH kinase family protein, with protein MKFKSFYFLTQILIIFTVIFFGDSLAQTDNSWKLYDDTEVALVEITVDPAAVEWLYQNPQSDSMFVCSVHFKNLLVDKIVDSVGFGLRGNTSREAQKKSFQLSFNEFIKGQQLSDVDVLNLNAEHNDPSIIRSKLCWDFYNKIGMISSRAAHSEVYINGQYYGLYISVEHIDEEFLKHKFSDPDGNLWKCLYPADLVYLGSDPNLYKFSDGNRRTYDLKTNESEDNYFQLARLINIINNTPENLFADSLEKIIDVSDVLKYFAVNILTGSWDDYWSLMNNYYLYHSPSENKFHWIPFDYDNTFGVDWFDIDWANVNPYDFPKIVNSDRPLAERMMNNFQYKNLYTHFLQFYRDNVYELQLWENRIDEIKDMITPSALADTFKGKDYGFTPNDFFDSYSATGYSNQHVKRGLKEYVNLRNSSLNSFLFFVNAPPIIYSIDFTPTIPLPNQSIEVNASGFSNAGISSMIIKYYPQDHANSIDYAMTFNPVAGTMLVEESDRWSGNIPALGDNGFGSFQILVTDQNSLSQTYPRHGKIHIQTPEILSDNIVINELLAKNDSIIPDQDGEYDDWIEIYNPTNEQITLTGKYLTDDPDSLTKWQFPSALIPANSFLLIWADNDLAQQGFHTNFALNADGEFLTLVAEDGVTVIDSISFGSQSADLSFGRFPDASVAWTFLQPTPQSSNLLTEVKNELLIAPLEFSIQAFPNPFNPEVTIEYSLPTGIENNFQERKVSIKIFDILGNQVAELLNSTQSAGRQRIIWNAKNNSGDIISTGVYIISINTGESLKSVKVLFLK; from the coding sequence ATGAAATTCAAATCATTTTATTTTTTAACTCAAATACTTATAATTTTTACCGTCATATTCTTTGGTGACTCACTTGCGCAGACCGATAATAGTTGGAAGCTGTACGATGATACTGAAGTTGCGTTAGTTGAGATCACTGTTGATCCTGCTGCAGTTGAATGGCTTTATCAAAATCCTCAAAGTGATTCGATGTTTGTCTGCTCGGTTCATTTCAAAAATTTATTAGTTGATAAAATAGTTGATTCGGTTGGATTCGGTTTAAGAGGGAACACTTCACGAGAAGCACAAAAAAAATCTTTCCAATTATCTTTTAATGAATTTATTAAAGGACAGCAGCTTTCTGATGTTGATGTTCTAAATCTTAATGCCGAGCATAACGATCCTTCAATTATCAGAAGTAAATTATGCTGGGATTTTTATAATAAGATCGGAATGATATCCAGCAGAGCCGCTCATTCAGAGGTTTACATCAACGGGCAATACTACGGACTATATATTTCCGTTGAACACATTGACGAAGAATTTCTTAAACATAAATTTTCAGATCCCGATGGTAATTTATGGAAATGCCTCTACCCTGCCGATCTTGTTTATCTCGGCAGCGATCCAAATCTGTATAAATTTAGTGACGGCAACCGACGAACCTATGATTTAAAAACTAATGAATCTGAAGATAATTATTTTCAGCTTGCACGATTGATAAATATAATTAATAATACTCCCGAAAATCTTTTTGCCGATTCGCTCGAAAAAATTATAGATGTCTCTGATGTATTAAAATATTTTGCGGTGAATATATTAACAGGAAGCTGGGATGATTACTGGTCGTTGATGAATAATTACTATCTCTACCACTCCCCGTCTGAAAATAAGTTTCACTGGATCCCATTTGATTACGACAATACATTTGGTGTTGATTGGTTCGACATAGATTGGGCAAATGTGAATCCTTATGATTTCCCCAAAATAGTTAACAGTGATAGACCGCTTGCTGAAAGGATGATGAATAATTTTCAGTATAAAAATCTGTACACGCACTTTCTTCAATTTTATCGCGACAATGTTTATGAGCTTCAACTTTGGGAAAATCGTATTGATGAAATCAAAGATATGATTACTCCATCTGCACTTGCTGATACTTTTAAAGGAAAAGACTACGGCTTCACTCCAAATGATTTTTTTGATTCATACTCTGCAACAGGATATTCGAATCAACACGTTAAACGCGGCTTAAAAGAATACGTGAATCTCAGAAATTCGTCTTTGAATTCATTTTTGTTTTTTGTAAATGCGCCACCAATCATTTATTCAATTGATTTTACCCCCACCATTCCGCTGCCAAATCAATCAATCGAAGTTAATGCTTCTGGATTTTCAAATGCAGGTATTAGCTCGATGATAATAAAATATTATCCACAGGATCATGCAAACTCAATTGATTATGCAATGACATTTAATCCTGTTGCTGGAACTATGCTTGTTGAGGAATCAGATAGATGGAGTGGAAATATTCCTGCGCTCGGCGATAATGGTTTTGGCTCTTTCCAAATTTTAGTAACGGATCAAAACAGTTTAAGTCAAACATATCCGCGCCATGGCAAAATTCATATTCAGACGCCTGAGATTTTATCCGACAATATTGTTATTAATGAACTGCTCGCAAAAAATGATTCCATTATTCCCGATCAGGATGGTGAATATGATGACTGGATCGAAATTTATAACCCAACCAATGAGCAAATAACGTTAACCGGAAAATATCTAACAGATGATCCTGATAGCTTAACGAAATGGCAATTTCCTTCCGCATTAATTCCTGCAAACAGCTTCCTCTTGATTTGGGCGGATAATGATTTAGCACAGCAAGGCTTTCACACTAACTTTGCTTTAAATGCTGACGGTGAATTTCTCACTTTAGTTGCAGAGGATGGGGTAACAGTTATTGATTCAATTTCATTCGGCTCACAAAGCGCTGACTTGTCTTTTGGAAGATTTCCTGATGCAAGTGTAGCATGGACTTTTCTGCAGCCAACCCCCCAAAGCAGTAATTTACTAACCGAAGTAAAAAATGAATTACTAATTGCTCCATTAGAATTTTCAATTCAAGCATTTCCAAATCCATTTAATCCTGAGGTAACAATTGAGTACAGTCTTCCAACTGGAATTGAGAACAACTTTCAGGAAAGAAAGGTTTCAATAAAAATATTTGACATTCTCGGTAATCAAGTTGCCGAGCTTCTTAATTCAACTCAATCGGCGGGCAGGCAAAGAATTATATGGAATGCGAAAAATAATTCCGGCGATATAATCAGTACCGGGGTTTATATAATCAGCATCAATACCGGTGAAAGTTTAAAATCAGTTAAAGTACTTTTTTTGAAGTAA
- a CDS encoding GTPase, producing MVRKNVLIMGAAGRDFHNFNVFFRNNHDYNVVAFTATQIPNIEGRIDPKELAGKLYPNGIKIYEESKLEELIKKFKVDEVVFSYSDVPFNYVMTKASIVNAAGVSFRLLGAAETQIKSTKPVIAVLAVRTGSGKSQTSRKIVQILREAGKKVVAIRHPMPYGDLVKQKVQRFATYADLKKHKCTIEEIEEYAPHVASGGVIYAGVDYEAILREAEKEADIILWDGGNNDVSFYKADLTITVVDPHRPGHELTYYPGNTSLRMADVAVINKVVTAQPENILTVTNNIKSVNPKAIIIEGASPVTVDKPELITGKRVLVVEDGPTLTHGEMKYGAGVVAAQKLGAREIVDPRPFTVKSISATFQKYPNIGVLLPAMGYGAAQLKDLETTINNTKCDSVVIGTPIDLSRYIKMNKPFTRVKYDLQEIGSVTLKDILKKKKMI from the coding sequence ATGGTTCGAAAAAATGTTTTAATTATGGGTGCAGCAGGTCGCGATTTTCACAATTTCAATGTATTCTTCCGCAACAATCATGATTACAATGTTGTAGCTTTCACTGCAACACAAATTCCAAATATCGAAGGGAGGATTGATCCAAAAGAACTCGCCGGAAAACTTTACCCTAATGGAATAAAAATTTATGAAGAATCAAAACTCGAAGAGTTAATTAAGAAGTTCAAAGTTGACGAAGTTGTTTTTTCATATTCGGATGTTCCATTTAATTATGTGATGACCAAGGCTTCTATTGTAAATGCTGCAGGCGTTTCATTTAGACTGCTTGGCGCAGCAGAAACTCAAATAAAAAGTACCAAGCCGGTAATAGCTGTTCTTGCGGTTAGAACAGGTTCGGGAAAATCTCAGACATCAAGAAAGATTGTTCAGATACTTCGCGAAGCCGGTAAGAAGGTTGTCGCTATTCGCCACCCCATGCCTTACGGCGACCTTGTTAAACAAAAAGTACAGCGATTCGCAACCTATGCCGATTTAAAAAAACATAAATGCACAATTGAAGAAATTGAAGAATATGCGCCGCATGTTGCAAGCGGCGGAGTTATTTATGCCGGCGTTGATTACGAAGCTATACTTCGCGAAGCTGAAAAAGAAGCTGATATAATTTTGTGGGATGGTGGAAACAATGACGTGTCTTTCTATAAAGCTGATCTAACTATTACCGTTGTTGATCCGCACAGACCGGGACATGAACTTACTTATTATCCCGGGAACACTTCATTAAGAATGGCTGATGTTGCTGTTATTAATAAAGTAGTAACTGCACAGCCGGAAAATATTCTTACAGTCACAAATAATATTAAATCTGTAAATCCAAAAGCAATAATTATTGAAGGCGCCTCCCCCGTTACGGTTGACAAACCTGAATTGATAACCGGTAAAAGAGTTTTAGTCGTTGAGGACGGACCAACACTTACTCATGGCGAAATGAAATATGGGGCAGGTGTAGTCGCTGCACAAAAACTTGGTGCAAGAGAAATTGTTGATCCCCGACCATTCACAGTAAAATCAATCAGCGCTACGTTTCAGAAATATCCAAACATCGGCGTGCTTCTTCCTGCGATGGGATATGGTGCTGCACAATTGAAAGATCTTGAGACTACAATAAATAATACCAAATGCGATTCAGTTGTTATCGGCACTCCGATTGATTTGAGCAGATACATTAAGATGAACAAACCATTCACACGTGTAAAATATGATCTTCAGGAAATTGGTTCTGTAACGCTGAAGGATATTCTAAAGAAAAAGAAAATGATTTAG